The bacterium genome window below encodes:
- a CDS encoding DUF4260 domain-containing protein → MYVNQKPKLWLRLDGLVLFIATIVLFASQHQRWWLYPVLLFLPDIFMLGYIKDTKVGAFFYNLGHSYLLPTIVVLAGWQSRGPLIIAVGGIWLGHIGWDRLLGYGLKYDSHFQHTHLGLIGKKAQDSLVLGK, encoded by the coding sequence ATGTATGTAAACCAAAAACCAAAACTATGGTTACGCCTTGATGGTTTAGTGCTTTTTATTGCCACGATTGTTTTATTTGCAAGCCAACATCAACGTTGGTGGCTCTACCCGGTTCTTCTTTTCCTTCCGGATATCTTCATGCTTGGCTATATCAAAGACACAAAGGTTGGCGCCTTCTTCTACAACCTTGGGCATTCTTATTTGCTACCAACGATCGTCGTTCTCGCAGGCTGGCAAAGTCGCGGGCCGCTCATCATCGCCGTCGGCGGTATTTGGCTGGGACACATCGGTTGGGATCGCCTCCTTGGATATGGACTTAAATATGACTCACATTTCCAACACACACATCTTGGACTGATAGGCAAGAAAGCCCAGGATTCCTTAGTGCTGGGAAAATGA
- a CDS encoding TetR/AcrR family transcriptional regulator: protein MANTYGPNQARIFEEALRLLEEKGLQGLSMRNLAERLHMKAPSLYKHVEGRDEILAQIQAWGIQEFGETLRKAPKSKKAKALAYRKWARENPHLYEVTFRIPLLRDRLPLGLEEGVTQMIIQITGKDHDHARAVWALMHGLIDLEKMKRFPENADLDKTWKRAIEMVG from the coding sequence ATGGCTAACACCTACGGCCCAAATCAGGCGCGAATCTTCGAGGAAGCCCTTCGGTTGCTCGAGGAAAAGGGCCTTCAGGGGCTGAGCATGCGGAATTTGGCTGAGCGACTACACATGAAAGCTCCAAGCCTCTATAAACATGTAGAAGGGCGAGATGAGATTCTGGCCCAAATCCAGGCGTGGGGTATTCAAGAATTTGGCGAAACTCTACGCAAAGCCCCAAAGAGCAAAAAAGCCAAAGCGCTTGCCTACCGTAAATGGGCGAGAGAAAACCCACACCTTTATGAAGTAACTTTCAGAATTCCACTTTTAAGAGATCGACTCCCCCTGGGGCTAGAGGAAGGCGTTACTCAAATGATTATTCAAATCACCGGAAAGGATCATGATCATGCTCGAGCCGTCTGGGCTCTCATGCACGGTCTAATAGACTTAGAGAAAATGAAACGATTTCCAGAAAATGCGGATCTAGATAAAACGTGGAAACGCGCTATCGAGATGGTCGGCTGA